A genomic window from Silene latifolia isolate original U9 population chromosome 11, ASM4854445v1, whole genome shotgun sequence includes:
- the LOC141610702 gene encoding peroxidase 1-like: protein MMLQKLTSFMAIFAMFIAISSATGLKTDYYKYSCPNVEKISKRITEQYVGHTPNLAPGLLRMNFHDCIVRGCDASLLLDPTPSNNQTEKDAVPNVTLRGFEVVDAIKGALEKECPGVVSCADVLSLAARDAVVTIKGPWWKVPLGRKDGKISLASEALANIPSPFSNITTLTQNFAAVGLTKKDLVVLSGAHTIGIGHCFIIQGRLYNFTGKGDTDPTLSPSYAAFLKAKCPKVVGDSKSFVFMDRITPKVFDEKYFTMVTQHRGLFQSDAALLDDSETKTYLESQVTSYGSTFAKDFAESMTKMIEIGVLTGSQGQVRKTCGAVNY from the exons ATGATGCTTCAAAAATTAACCTCATTCATGGCTATTTTTGCCATGTTCATAGCTATTTCGAGTGCAACCGGGTTAAAGACGGATTATTACAAGTACTCGTGCCCTAATGTCGAGAAAATTTCTAAGAGAATTACTGAGCAATATGTTGGCCATACTCCAAATCTAGCTCCCGGCTTGCTCCGAATGAATTTCCATGATTGCATTGTTAGG GGTTGTGATGCTTCGCTTTTGTTGGATCCTACACCATCGAACAATCAAACAGAGAAAGATGCTGTTCCAAACGTAACACTTAGAGGATTTGAAGTCGTTGATGCCATCAAAGGAGCCTTAGAAAAGGAGTGCCCCGGCGTGGTTTCGTGTGCTGATGTGTTATCCTTAGCAGCTCGGGATGCAGTTGTCACG ATTAAAGGACCATGGTGGAAAGTGCCTCTTGGTAGAAAAGATGGAAAAATATCACTAGCTTCCGAAGCATTGGCGAATATTCCTTCACCATTTTCAAACATTACTACCCTTACACAAAACTTCGCAGCTGTTGGATTAACCAAAAAGGACTTGGTCGTCCTCTCAG GTGCACACACTATTGGAATTGGACACTGCTTCATCATCCAAGGCCGATTATACAATTTCACCGGAAAAGGTGACACCGACCCCACCCTATCGCCATCCTACGCTGCATTTTTAAAAGCCAAGTGCCCTAAAGTGGTCGGCGACTCTAAATCATTCGTTTTTATGGACCGAATTACCCCTAAGGTCTTCGACGAGAAGTACTTCACCATGGTGACACAACATAGAGGACTCTTCCAGTCTGACGCCGCGCTTTTGGATGATTCTGAGACGAAAACCTACCTTGAGTCACAAGTTACCTCATATGGGTCAACTTTTGCTAAGGATTTTGCTGAGTCCATGACTAAAATGATTGAGATTGGTGTTCTTACTGGTTCTCAAGGGCAAGTTCGGAAGACTTGTGGTGCTGTCAATTATTAA
- the LOC141610703 gene encoding peroxidase 1-like, which translates to MMLQKLSSFMAIFAMFIAISSATGLKTDYYKYSCPNVEKISKRITEQYVGHTPNLAPGLLRMNFHDCIVRGCDASLLLDPTPSNNQTEKDAVPNVTLRGFEVVDAIKGALEKECPGVVSCADVLSLAARDAVVTIKGPWWKVTLGRKDGKISLASEALANIPSPFSNITTLTQNFAAVGLTKKDLVVLSGAHTIGIGHCFIIQGRLYNFTGKGDTDPTLSPSYAAFLKSRCPKVVGDSKSFVFMDRITPKVFDKKYFTMVTQHRGLFQSDAALLDDSETKTYLETQVSSYGSTFAKDFAESMTKMIEIGVLTGSQGQVRKTCGAVNY; encoded by the exons ATGATGCTTCAAAAATTATCCTCATTCATGGCTATTTTTGCCATGTTCATAGCTATTTCGAGTGCAACCGGGTTAAAGACGGATTATTACAAGTACTCGTGCCCTAATGTCGAGAAAATTTCTAAGAGAATTACTGAGCAATATGTTGGCCATACTCCGAATCTAGCTCCCGGCTTGCTCAGAATGAATTTCCATGATTGCATTGTTAGG GGTTGTGATGCTTCGCTTTTGTTGGATCCTACACCATCGAACAATCAAACAGAGAAAGATGCTGTTCCAAACGTAACACTTAGAGGATTTGAAGTCGTTGATGCCATCAAAGGAGCCTTAGAAAAGGAGTGCCCCGGCGTGGTTTCGTGTGCTGATGTGTTATCCTTAGCAGCTCGGGATGCAGTTGTCACG ATTAAAGGACCATGGTGGAAAGTGACTCTTGGTAGAAAAGATGGAAAAATATCACTAGCTTCCGAAGCATTGGCGAATATTCCATCACCATTCTCAAACATTACTACACTTACACAAAATTTCGCAGCTGTTGGATTAACCAAAAAGGACTTGGTGGTCCTCTCAG GTGCACACACTATTGGAATTGGACACTGCTTCATCATCCAAGGCCGATTATACAATTTCACCGGAAAAGGTGACACTGACCCCACCCTATCGCCATCCTACGCTGCATTTTTAAAATCCAGGTGCCCTAAAGTGGTCGGCGACTCTAAATCATTCGTTTTTATGGACCGAATTACCCCTAAGGTCTTTGACAAGAAGTACTTCACCATGGTGACACAACATAGAGGACTCTTCCAGTCTGATGCCGCGCTTTTGGATGATTCTGAGACGAAAACCTACCTTGAGACACAAGTTAGCTCATATGGATCAACTTTTGCTAAGGATTTCGCCGAGTCCATGACTAAAATGATTGAGATTGGTGTTCTTACTGGTTCACAAGGGCAAGTTCGGAAGACTTGTGGTGCTGTTAATTATTAA